The DNA region GGTCTCGCGGTAGCTCAGGCGTCCGTCGAAGTAGGCGAGCGCCGGGTGCCCGGGGCTGCGGGCGGCGGAGTCCCGGAAGGCGTGGACGAGGGTGGCGGCGGGGCTGACAGGGGCCCGCTGGGCCTCGCTGAGCAGCGGGATCCAGGGCTTGGCCGCGTAGATCGACTCGGTCATGCGCCGGTCTCCTCCCACTTCCGCTGAAGGTGGTTCATACCGCCGAGCCAGTGGTCGGTGTCCTTGGCGCGGGCCCGGTAGTACCCGGCGACCTCGGGGTGCGGCAGGACCAGGAAGCGGTCCTCGGCCATGGCGTCGAGGAGCGCGTCGGCGACCGCCGCGGGCTCGATGGCGCCGGGGGCGAGGACGAGCTCCCCGGCCGATCCGGCGGCGGTGAGCATGTCCGTACGCACGCCCTGCGGGCAGATCGCGTGGACCTTGATGCCGCGGTGGCGGTAGGTGAGCGAGAGCCATTCGGCGAAGGCGACGACACCGTGCTTGGTGACGCTGTACGGCGCGGCGCCGATCATCGTCAGCAGTCCGGCGGCGGAGGCGGTCGAGACGAAGCGTCCGCTGCCGCGCTCCAGCCACTGGGGCAGCAGCGCCTTGGCCGCACGGACGTGGGCCATCACGTTGACGTCCCAGGCGGCGGCCCAGACCTCCTCGTCCGCGAAGACGTCGCCGGGCGAGGCGAGGCCGGCGTTGGCGCAGTAGATGTCGACGGTGCCGTCGAGCGCGTCCCTGGCCGCGTCCACGATCCGCGAGGCGTCACCGGCGACGGCAATGCCGCCGATCTCCTCGGCCAGCGGCTTGATCCTCGCCTCGTCGAGGTCGTTGACCACGACCCGCGCGCCCTCCGCGGCGAACCGGCGGGCCAGTGCGGCTCCGATGCCGCCTCCAGCGCCTGTGACCACCACGCCCGCGCCCTGCACCGTACTCATCGGTCCCGCCTCTCTCAGCCGACTGCACCGGCAGACTAACCAGTCGGTATGTCGGAACGGAAGAGGCGGACACGGCTCTGGCGACGCTCCCGTCACAACTGTCCCGTCCGGCTCGTTCCGTATGGCCTGAACGCGCGCTAGCGTGCGTGACCATGACAGAGGTCGCGATCATGGAGGTAGCCGAATGAGCCTGTCCAGACGTGGTTTGCTGGCCGCCGGTGGTGCGGTGGGTGCCCTCGCGGCGACGGCCGCCGGGACCGGGGCAGCGACCGCCGCCCCCGCTCCGGGCAAGGGGCACGGCCGAGTCCGCACCGGTTTCGACCGGCTGGCGGCGGACGGCTACGCGCTGCTGAAGGGCGAGAAGGTCGGGGTCGTCACCAACCCGACCGGGATCACCTCCGATGTGCGCCACATCGTCGATGTGATGCACCCGGACGAGCGGGTGGACCTGATCGCCGTCTTCGGGCCCGAGCACGGTTTCCGCGGCACCGCACAGGCGGGCGGCTCGGAAGGACGGTACGACGACCCGGCGACCGGACTCCCGGTCTACGACACGTACTTGAAGAGCGGGCAGCCGCTCGCCGATGTCTTCACCGCGTCCGGCGTGGACACGGTCGTCTTCGACATCCAGGACGCGGGTGCCCGCTTCTACACGTACATCTGGACGCTGTACGACTGCATGGAGGCGGCGGCTCTCGCAGGGAAGCGGTTCGTCGTCCTGGACCGGCCGAACCCGGTGACCGGGCGGGCGGCGCTCGGCCCGGTGCTCGATCCGGCGTTCGGTACGTTCGTGGGCCGCCGGGAGATCGCGCAGGCGCACGGCATGACGGTCACCGAGCTGGCGCTGCTCTTCAACGCCCGGTTCCTGGCCGAGCGGCCGGTGGACCTGCGCATCGTGAAGATGTCGGGGTGGAAGCGGTCGGACTTCTTCGACTCGACCGGGCTGCCGTGGGTGCCGCCGAGCCCCAACATGCCGACGCCCGACACGGCACTGGTCTACTCGGGGACCTGTCTGTTCGAGGGCACGAACCTCTCCGAGGGGCGCGGTACGACCCGGCCGTTCGAACTGCTCGGAGCGGAGGGCATCGACCACCGCTGGGCGGCGGCCGCGAACGCGCTCGACCTGCCCGGGGTCGCGTTCCGCGAGGCGTACTTCGCGCCGACGTTCTCCAAGTTCCAGGGCAAGACGGTCGGCGGTGTGCAACTGCACGTCCAGGACCGCGAGGTCTTCGATCCGGTACGCACGGGGATCGCGCTGCTGGTGACGGCGAAGCGGACGTGGAGCGGGTTCGCCTGGCGCTCGGACAACTGGATCGACAAGCTCACCGGCAACACCCGGGTCCGCACGATGATCGACGCGGGGGCGGACACGGACGAGGTGGTGGGGGCCTGGGCGGAGGATCTCGCCGCGTTCCGGGCCGTGCGGAAGCGGTATCTCCAGTACCGGTGAGACGGCGCCGGGCGGGCCCGAGGAGTTCGGACCCGCCCGGCACAGCGGTTCAACCCCCTACCGGTGGGCGGGGAACTCCACCACCTGCTGGTACGTCGGGCGGTTCTGCCAGTGGATGGACTTCTGGGCGATCCCGCCCAGCGGGCGGTGGACGATCGAGTCCGAGCACCACTGCTCGCCCGCCTTGCAGCTGTCGTCCCCGGGGTAGACCTCAGCGGCCGGCTGGGCCACGGCCTGCTTCAGGGACGCGAGCAGCGCGTCACGGCAGCTGCCCGCATCACCGTTGCCGCAGTACGTCCTGGCCAGCGGCCCCTTGACCGACTGCCCCAGGACCTGGCGCAGATCCTTGTCCACGAAGCCCCACCAGCCGTACTGGAACGCGGATCCGCTGTGCGCCCCGCTCGGCCCGTGGCTCGCCGCCGGGGACTCGTCCGTGGCGAGGTTGGCGGTCAGCGCTCCGTACAGGCCGTCGCCGAGCCCCGGCTTGAACTCGGCCTCGACCAGCTTCGGCCACCACGCGTCCATGATCCGTACCGCGTCGGCATGGGTGTACGTGTGCGATCCGGGGCTGCTCTCCCTGCGCTGCGACCCGGCCGCCTGCCATGACTCCAACTGCTGGACGGCGCCGTTCAGTTCGGGATCGGTCACCGGCTTGGAGCGGATCACCTTCAGCAGTTCGGGCAGCAGCTGCTCGCCGCGCAGATCGGTGACCGCGGCCTGGGCCATGGCCCGGGTGAGGGACGCGCGGGTCACCCCGCCCTCCTCGACCAGCGCCGCCACCCGGTCGTCCAGCAGATCGCCCCGGTGCACGGCACTGAGGCCGAAGCCCGCGGCGGCGTACCCCTTGGCCTGCCTGTTGTTCCAGGAGATGTAGTAGTCCTGCCCGCTGGAGTGCGGGTGCTCGGCGAACGGGGTGTACGCGGCGGTGTTGGCGGCCGGGTCGTACCCCTGCCACTCGTAGGCCCGCTCGGCCCGCACCGGCAGCGCCGGGTCGACGCCCGCCGCGCGCACCGGGTTCATGCCGCTGTTGTAGTAGGCGGCGGCGCGGGAGTCGGCGTAGAACCAGTTGAAGGCGTAGTCGATATTGCTCGCCGCCCGCTGGAAGGAGGCGGCGTCCTTGACGTACGACGGATCGTTGAGCATCTGGAAGCCGATGATCGAGTCGGCCTCGTGGCGGTAGGTGGTGCGCAGCGAGGTGTACGCGACGGGCTTGCCGCCCACGGTGGCGCGGTGGGTGACGATGCCGTAGTCGGTGCGCCGGACCTGCATCCGGTAGGAGCCCTTCGCCGTGGAGTCGGCGACGGTCGGCTTCCAGGAGTTGGTGTGCTCCAGCGTCTCCATGGCGGTGCAGGTGCCGCGGTAGAGGTAGTGCGTGGAGTCCTTGGTGGGCTTGGTGCCGTCGGGCTCGCACAGCTCGATGGCGTAGGTGTCGGTGATGTCCTGGCCGGCCGAGGTGGCGCTCCAGGCGTAGTCCTGGCCGCGGCCCATCTGGATGTACATGCCGACACCGGCGAAGGAGACACCCCGGGCGCTGATGCCCGGCCCCTGGAGTTCCTGGAGCATCATCAGCTGCGGGGCGAAGTAGCCGGTCTGCGGCCCGAATACGGCGATGGGGTTTCCGCTCGCGGTGTGCTTGCCGGAGACCAGCAGGGCGTTGGACATGCCGCGCTTCTGGGCGCCGGAGCCGGAACCGGGCAGCGAGCCCTCGGGGATGACGCCGTCGTCGTAGATGCCCTGGGCCTTCTTGAGCGCGGCGGGTGCCTTGACCGGGGCCTTCCTGTCGGTGCCCGCGGAGCCGGTGCGGTCGTGGATCAGGGGTTCGGCGGTGACGGACCCGGCGTCGGGCAGTGCGGCGCCCCGGGCCTCGGCGGGCTTGCCGGCGTACGGGAACGAGGTGCCGTCGTGGATCGTCAGCACGGCCTCGGGGTCCTCGCGCTGGCGGAACGACTCCCAGACCTTGGTGCCTTCGGCGACGCCGTACTTCTGCTGGGCGGCCAGCAACGAGAGCGCCGCCTGCACCTCCCCGCCACCGCCGCCGCCGAACTGGCCGCCGACGACCGAGGCGATGGAGATCAGGTCGGTCAGTTTGAAGGGCTGGATCTCGCCGATGTTGGTGATGGCGTCGATCTTGCCGGTGAGGACGTACTCGCCCGGGAAGTAGCGGCCCTTCTTGGACTTCTCGCGGTAGGCGTTGATGCCGTCGACATACGCCTGGGCGTCCGCCATGGCCTGTTCGCCGCGGGCGCCCTCATGGGTCCTGATGTACTCGACCTGGGCTTCGAGATCCGCCTCCGTGTACGGGGCCTGCGGCCAGAACTGCTGCTCCAGGCCCTGGTTGGCGAGGGCGCCACCGGCGAACGAGGTCAGTTCGCCGCGTCCTATGTGCCGGAAGAGGTCCATCAGCCAGAGCCGGTCCTGCCCGGCGGCGAATCCGGCGCCGAACTCGGTGCCGTACCGGGTGGTGCCCTTGATGTGCGGGACACCGGACGCCTTGTCGCGGGTGATGGTGACGTCGTCGCGGGGCGAGGTGACGGACTCGACCTGGTCCTCGGGCACACCGAACGAGGCGTCGTTGAAGAAATCGGTCAGCTTCTGGTCGGTGAGACCGGTGTGTCCGGCCACCAGGCCGTTGTAGCGGTCGAGTTGGTCGTCGCTGTGCTTGGGGTGCGTACCGAACGCCTTGTTGCCGAGGATGTCGACGAGGGTGGCGTTGCCGTTCTCGCCGGGCGGCAGGATGTCGTCGCACTGCCCCTGGCAGTAGTCGGTGACGGGGGCGGGTTCCGCTGCCGTGGCGCCGGCCTGCGGCGAGGCCGCCAGCAGGGTCGTACCGAGTGCGAGAACCGCCGCGACGGTGGCGGCTCTGAACTTGACGGTGCGTGGGGGCATGCGCGCTCCTCCGAGAGGCTGTGCGCCGGAGGTTACTGGCGGTATGACCCGTCGGTAGGGTGAACAACCGTCACCTTTTCTGAATCGTCACATGACGCCGCCCACAGCGGCGTGGTGACGGACCGTATCGAATTCCGGACAACGTCAGTATTCGAGGGATCCTAATGGGGCAGCTGTACGTCCATTCCTTGACGCCGAAGTACGAGCGACGGAGGTGACGGTGCGGTGGCGGGATTCCGGAGTCTTGCGAGACAGGTGCGCGATCCGCGGAGCGACTTGGCACTGCGGCGGTATTCGCTGCGCAAGTGCCTGGAGAGGTTCGCCCCTTACGGACATCGGGCGACCTGGGACCATCTGTGCACCCTGCACGGTATCGGGCCGGAGGACCGGTCCCCCGATCCGGCGCGGCTGATGCGCGCGCTGGACGAACTGGAGGCGGCGCGGGCGGTCTGGCTCGGTTACGAGGCGGGCTTCGCCGAACGCCGCAGGCGGGAGAAGCACGACGGGCTGCGCCGGCCCGGCGCGTTCGACGACTGGCACCGGCGCACCTGGGGCGGCTACGGGGTCGCCCGCTGCGAGGACCCGGCGGTGCATCCGTCGGCGCCGCTGGCCGAGGTCCTGCGCCGGCTGATCGCGGCGCTGGAGTCGGAGCCCGGCACGGCCTGCCCGGTGTGCGCGGGCGCCGAGATCCGCTGGCGGCAGGATCTGCGGTGCGAGCCGTGGTCGGGGCCGGTCTGCGCGGGGTGCGGGATCGTGGTGCCGCAGCCGGTGCTCACCCCGGGGGCGCTGGCGAAGGCCCGGGGCGCGCTGCGGCGGGACCTGGCATCGGTGGCGTGACGGGCGACGAGCCATCCGGCATGCCCGCGGCCGCCCGGCATGCCCGCGGCCGCCCGGCACCTCGCGCGTCAGGACCGGGTCTCCGGGATGTCCGGAATCCGTAGCCCGGCGACGACCTTCTCGTAGAAGGCGCTGGGCGTGTCCCCCGAGACCTCCTCCGCAGGGCCTCGCACCCAGACATGGACCGAGTACTCGACCTTGGAGTCCTTGGTGATGACCTTGAGCTGGAGACCGCGGCTGAGGACTCCCGCGGCCTTGTCGCCCCGTTCGTAGTACTGGACGTCGAGCGTCGAGGCCGGTCGCCCGCCGAGTGCGGCGTGGTAATCGAGCGCGTAGCGGCGGACTTCGCGGCCGTCGGCACGGTAGAAGCCGGCCAGGTCGTTGTCCGAGCCTTCGCCGGGCACCGAGTCGGCGGTGTCCGGATTCCGGTAGACCTGGATCCGGAACTGGAGCCCGTCCGGCGGCTTCCCCCCGACGACCGTGCTGTCGAAGTGCGAGGACTGGTACTGGACCGCCGGGCTGATGGCATCACCGGGCGTACCGCTCTGGTACCCGGTCGGTACGGACAGGCTGAGCCGCACCGTTTTCGCGTCGACCGTCTGCCACTGCGAGGGCAGCCCCTCCGGGGTGCCGGGCGACGGAATGCCGATCGCCAGAACCACTCCCGCGAGCACCGCGGCCGCTGCCACGACAGTGATCACCCGCCCGCGCACCGTGCGGTACCACGGGCGCGGTTCGGCCACCTCATGACTGGTCATAGCCGGGGCGGCAGCGCTCCTCCCCGACGGCCGGTCTCCGGTCTGCGTCGGGATCGACGGCTGCGGATGCGCCACCGCGTGCAGCGCCTCCCGGACCCGGGCGGCGTCCGGGCGCGCTGCCGGGTCCTTGTGCAGCAGCGCGGTGATCAGGGGCGACAGCGCCCCGGCTCGCGTCGGGGGCGGCGGGGATTCGTCCCGTACGGCAAGCATCGTCGTGATCGAGTTCGAGCGCCGGAACGGTGACCAGCCCTCCGCCGCCACGTACAGCAGCACACCCAATGACCACATGTCCGAGGCGGCGTCCGGGCGTAAGCCCATCACGCGCTCCGGCGCCATGTACTCGGAGGACCCGATGAGCGCGCCGGCCTCCGTCAGCGGCGTGGTGCCCTCGATCTGGGCGATGCCGAAATCGGTGAGCACCACCCGGCCGTTCTCGGCGAGCAGCACGTTGCCGGGCTTGACGTCCCGGTGCAGCACCCCGGCCGCATGCACCGCGGCCAGCGCGTCGACCACCGCGAGGCCGATCCTCGCCGCCTCCGGCGAGGTGAGCGTGCCCTCCTCCAGGAGGTCCGCCAGTGAACGGCCCTGCACCAACTCCATGACGAGCCAGGGCTGTCCGCTCTCCGTGACGACGTCGTGCAGCGTCACGACGTTGGGGTGGACGACGCTGGCGACGGACCGCGCCTCCCGGAGCATCCGCTCGAAGGTCCGCTGCCGCTGGGCCTCGGCGTACTCGTCGGGGACCCGCGGCTCCTTGATCGCGACGTCCCGGTGCACCATCTCGTCCCAGGCCAGCCAGACGGTACCCATCCCGCCATGCCCCAGCCGCTCGACGAGCCGGTACCGGCCGCCGACCGTCCGGCCCTCACCGACGCCCACGGCCCCGGCTCCGGCCCGCTCGTCATATCCGTCGCCCACGCCCACCGTCGCTGCCCCCTTGGTTACCTGCCCGAGTGCACACGAGCAACATAGTTGGGACCGGCACGAACATGCTTCCGACCGGAGCTACGGGCGCTCGGCCGACAGGCGCTCCGGCATCAGACGCGAGCCGCTGATCCGCTGACCGGAGACATCGTCCGGGTTGGAGAGCACGCAGTTCTCCAGTGACAGACAGCCGCAGCCGATGCAGTCGGTGAGGTGGTCCCGCAGCCTGCCCAACCGCGCGATGCGGTCGTCCAGTTCGGAGCGCCAGGCCGCGGAGAGCCGCGCCCAGTCCTCGCGGTTCGGGGTGCGCTCCTCGGGGAGTTCGGCGAGGGCGTCCCGGATGGTGGCGAGCGGGATGCCGACCCGCTGCGCCGCACGGACGAACGCCACCCTGCGCAGCGCGTCCCTGGTGTAGCGGCGCTGGTTGCCGCTGGTGCGGCGGCTGCTGATCAGGCCCTTGGCCTCGTAGAAGTGCAGGGCCGAAACTGCGGCGCCGCTGCGCGCGGAGAGCTGCCCGACCGTGAGTTCATGGAGTGTCTGTGGGATCTGGGGCACCCCTCCAACCCTACTTGGCCTCCTGCGGCCCGGTCCGTCGTTGACAGGAACGCACCCGCCAACCATGCTGAGCAAGCGCTTAGACAGTGCGATCAGGGATGGACTGGAGCTGGAAGGGCAGGGACCAGGGACATGGCAGAGCCGAGGATCTTCACGTCCGCGCAGGAGCTGCGCGACGGGGTGGGCGAGCAGCTGGGGCACAGCGACTGGCTGGAGATCGAGCAGAAGCGGATCGACCTCTTCGCCGAGGCCACCGGTGACCACCAGTGGATCCACGTGGACCCGGAGCGGGCCGCCGCCGGGCCGTTCGGCACGACGATCGCGCACGGCTATCTCACGTTGTCGCTGCTGCCGACGCTCGTACCGCAGATCATGCGGGTCGAGGGCATGAAGATGGGCATCAACTACGGGACGAACAAGGTCCGTTTCCCGTCCACCGTGCCGGTGGGCTCGCGACTGCGTGCGTCGGCCGTCCTGAAGAGCGTCGAGGAGGCCGGGGGCGGGGTGCAGGTCACCGCCCTCGTCACGGTCGAGCGCGAGGGCGGCGACAAGCCCGTGTGCGTGGCCGAGTCGGTGTCGCGCTACTACTTCTGACGGCGCGGCTGCTTCTGGCGGCGCGGCCCGCCGTCGCTACCGCTTGGCCGCGACCATGCGCAGCACGAGGTCGGCGTAGAGTTCGCCGACCTCGTCCGGCGTCCGGCTGCCCTGCGCGTTGAACCAGCGCGCCACGTCGATGCAGAGCGAGAGCACCGCGAGCGTGGTGCCCGGGACGTCGGGGACGTCGAACTCCCCCGCCTGCACGCCCTCGCTGATGATCCGGCGCACCACCGCGTCGCTCCTGCGGCGCAGCTCGACGATCTCGGTACGGTGCTCCTCACCGAGGGCGTCGAGTTCGTACTGGACCACGCGGGCGGTGGTGTGCCGCTCGGCGTGCCAGCGGACGAAGGACCGTACGGCCTCGGCCAGCCGGTCGGCCGCCGTGCCCCCGCCGTCGGCGGCCGCCTCCAGGACGAACAGGGCGCGGTCGTGGCCGATCCTGCTGATCCGGTGGAGCAGCTCTTCCTTCGTCTTGTAGTGGATGTAGAGCGCGGCGGGACTCATCCCCGCCCGGCCCGCGATGTCGCGGGTGGTGGTGGCGTGGTACCCGCGCTCGGCGAAGGCGTCGACGGCGGCGACGAGCAGCCGCCTGGCCGCCTCGGGCGTCACCTCGGCCCACGGCGCACTGTCGCCGTCGGTCTCCTCCGCCGTGCTCATCGTCACTCGCCCCTCTCATCAGCAGGACGAACACCATACCCCGAACCTGAGCAAGCGCTTAGGGTTCGTCCGGCGGGATCGTCAGAGCTTCTGGAAGGGGTCGTGCTCGGCAAGGATCTTCTCCAGCCGGGCCTGGTCGACCCGGCTGACGATCTGTCCCGCTTCCTGTCGGTCACGGATGACCTTGGCCAGGGTGAAGCAGGAAGTGACGAGATAGAGGACGCCGATCGCAAGAAATCCGCGGACCCAGGCGTCGGCGTCCAGGAAGTAGATACCGAGACTCACCGCGCCGATCGCCACCCCGAAGGAGGCGACGGCCTGACCGTAGAAGGCCGCGGTGCTCTGCTGCTTGACCGATGTTGTCTCACTCATGGCGCCCAGCATCGGCCGACATGGCGTGCGCCACATCCGTTCCCGTACTCAGCCAGGTACTCAGACGTCCGTTCGAGCCGCGACGCGGGGTTCAGAAGGCGGAGACCCCCGTGAGCGCGCGGCCGATGATCAGCTTCTGGATCTGACTGGTGCCCTCGTACAGGGTCATCACCCGGGCGTCGCGCAGCAGCTTGCCGACCGGGTACTCGTCGATGTAGCCGTAGCCGCCGAAGACCTGGAGCGCGTTGTTGGCGGCGCGGACGGCGGCCTCGGACGCGAAGAGCTTCGCCTTGGAGGCGGCGGTGGCGAAGTCCTCGCCGCGGTCGATGAGGTCCGCCACCCGCCAGGTCAGCAGCCGGGCGGCGTCGACGTCCACGGAGATGTCGCTGATGAGTTCCTGGACGAGCTGGTAGCTCGCGATGGACTTGCCGAACTGCTCGCGCTCGCCCGCGTAGCCCACGGCGGCGTCGAGAGCCGCCTGGGCGATGCCGACACAGCCGGCCGCGACCGACATCCGCCCCTTGGCCAGGGCGGACATGGCGATGGAGAAGCCCTTGCCCTCCGGCCCCAGGAGCGCCGACGCGGGCACCCGGACATCCTCCAGGACCACCTCGGCGGTGGCCTGGCCGCGCAGGCCGAGCTTGCCGTGGATGGTGCGGCGGCTGAGGCCGGGGGTGTCGGTGGGGACCAGGAAGGCGGATATGCCCTTGTGGCCCGGGGTGTCGTTGGTGCGGGCGAAGAGCAGCACGACGTCGGCCCAGGTGCCGTTGGTGATGAACATCTTGCTGCCGTTGATGACGTACTCTCCCCCACTCTCGGCTCCGCTCGAGCGGGAGGTGCCCCCTCCGTCGCGGACGGCCTTCGTGGTCAGGTTTCCGGCGTCGGAGCCGGTGCCGGGCTCGGTGAGGCCGAAGCAGCCGATCGCCTCGCCCGCGGTGAGCCTGGGCAGCCAGTGCCGCTTCTGCTCCTCGTCGCCCCAGGCGGCGATGGTCTTGGTGACGAGGCCGAGGGAGACGGAGACGATGCCGCGGACCGAGGAGTCGCCGCGGCCGAGCTCTTCGGTGACCAGGCAGTAGGCGAGGTGGTCGCCGCCCGAGCCGCCGTACTCCTCGGGGACCGTCAGCCCGAGGAAGCCGACGGAGCCCAGCTTCTTCACGATGGACTTGTCGACGTTCTCGGCCCGGTCCCACTCCACGACGTGCGGGGCGATCTCACGGGCGACGAAGTCCTTGGCGAGCTGCCGGACGGCTTCCTGCTCCTCGCTGAGCTCCAGGTTCATCCTTCGACTCTCCATTTTAATTAGCACTGCTAGTTTTTCGCTTGCAGGCCCTACTATGTGCCGCATGGCCCGACCGCGCAAGCCCCTCCTCAGCAGAGACCGCATCGTCGAGACGGCGAGCGCACTCGTGGACTCCGAGGGGCTCGACGCCGTGTCCACCCGTCGGCTCGCGGCCGAACTCGGGGTCAGCGGGCCCTCGCTCTACAACCACTTCCGCAACAAGGACGAGATCCTGGACGCGGTCGCGGATGCCGTGTC from Streptomyces sp. NBC_01591 includes:
- a CDS encoding MaoC family dehydratase codes for the protein MAEPRIFTSAQELRDGVGEQLGHSDWLEIEQKRIDLFAEATGDHQWIHVDPERAAAGPFGTTIAHGYLTLSLLPTLVPQIMRVEGMKMGINYGTNKVRFPSTVPVGSRLRASAVLKSVEEAGGGVQVTALVTVEREGGDKPVCVAESVSRYYF
- the soxR gene encoding redox-sensitive transcriptional activator SoxR — translated: MPQIPQTLHELTVGQLSARSGAAVSALHFYEAKGLISSRRTSGNQRRYTRDALRRVAFVRAAQRVGIPLATIRDALAELPEERTPNREDWARLSAAWRSELDDRIARLGRLRDHLTDCIGCGCLSLENCVLSNPDDVSGQRISGSRLMPERLSAERP
- a CDS encoding serine/threonine-protein kinase, translated to MGDGYDERAGAGAVGVGEGRTVGGRYRLVERLGHGGMGTVWLAWDEMVHRDVAIKEPRVPDEYAEAQRQRTFERMLREARSVASVVHPNVVTLHDVVTESGQPWLVMELVQGRSLADLLEEGTLTSPEAARIGLAVVDALAAVHAAGVLHRDVKPGNVLLAENGRVVLTDFGIAQIEGTTPLTEAGALIGSSEYMAPERVMGLRPDAASDMWSLGVLLYVAAEGWSPFRRSNSITTMLAVRDESPPPPTRAGALSPLITALLHKDPAARPDAARVREALHAVAHPQPSIPTQTGDRPSGRSAAAPAMTSHEVAEPRPWYRTVRGRVITVVAAAAVLAGVVLAIGIPSPGTPEGLPSQWQTVDAKTVRLSLSVPTGYQSGTPGDAISPAVQYQSSHFDSTVVGGKPPDGLQFRIQVYRNPDTADSVPGEGSDNDLAGFYRADGREVRRYALDYHAALGGRPASTLDVQYYERGDKAAGVLSRGLQLKVITKDSKVEYSVHVWVRGPAEEVSGDTPSAFYEKVVAGLRIPDIPETRS
- a CDS encoding YiaA/YiaB family inner membrane protein is translated as MSETTSVKQQSTAAFYGQAVASFGVAIGAVSLGIYFLDADAWVRGFLAIGVLYLVTSCFTLAKVIRDRQEAGQIVSRVDQARLEKILAEHDPFQKL
- a CDS encoding acyl-CoA dehydrogenase family protein is translated as MNLELSEEQEAVRQLAKDFVAREIAPHVVEWDRAENVDKSIVKKLGSVGFLGLTVPEEYGGSGGDHLAYCLVTEELGRGDSSVRGIVSVSLGLVTKTIAAWGDEEQKRHWLPRLTAGEAIGCFGLTEPGTGSDAGNLTTKAVRDGGGTSRSSGAESGGEYVINGSKMFITNGTWADVVLLFARTNDTPGHKGISAFLVPTDTPGLSRRTIHGKLGLRGQATAEVVLEDVRVPASALLGPEGKGFSIAMSALAKGRMSVAAGCVGIAQAALDAAVGYAGEREQFGKSIASYQLVQELISDISVDVDAARLLTWRVADLIDRGEDFATAASKAKLFASEAAVRAANNALQVFGGYGYIDEYPVGKLLRDARVMTLYEGTSQIQKLIIGRALTGVSAF
- a CDS encoding penicillin acylase family protein; amino-acid sequence: MPPRTVKFRAATVAAVLALGTTLLAASPQAGATAAEPAPVTDYCQGQCDDILPPGENGNATLVDILGNKAFGTHPKHSDDQLDRYNGLVAGHTGLTDQKLTDFFNDASFGVPEDQVESVTSPRDDVTITRDKASGVPHIKGTTRYGTEFGAGFAAGQDRLWLMDLFRHIGRGELTSFAGGALANQGLEQQFWPQAPYTEADLEAQVEYIRTHEGARGEQAMADAQAYVDGINAYREKSKKGRYFPGEYVLTGKIDAITNIGEIQPFKLTDLISIASVVGGQFGGGGGGEVQAALSLLAAQQKYGVAEGTKVWESFRQREDPEAVLTIHDGTSFPYAGKPAEARGAALPDAGSVTAEPLIHDRTGSAGTDRKAPVKAPAALKKAQGIYDDGVIPEGSLPGSGSGAQKRGMSNALLVSGKHTASGNPIAVFGPQTGYFAPQLMMLQELQGPGISARGVSFAGVGMYIQMGRGQDYAWSATSAGQDITDTYAIELCEPDGTKPTKDSTHYLYRGTCTAMETLEHTNSWKPTVADSTAKGSYRMQVRRTDYGIVTHRATVGGKPVAYTSLRTTYRHEADSIIGFQMLNDPSYVKDAASFQRAASNIDYAFNWFYADSRAAAYYNSGMNPVRAAGVDPALPVRAERAYEWQGYDPAANTAAYTPFAEHPHSSGQDYYISWNNRQAKGYAAAGFGLSAVHRGDLLDDRVAALVEEGGVTRASLTRAMAQAAVTDLRGEQLLPELLKVIRSKPVTDPELNGAVQQLESWQAAGSQRRESSPGSHTYTHADAVRIMDAWWPKLVEAEFKPGLGDGLYGALTANLATDESPAASHGPSGAHSGSAFQYGWWGFVDKDLRQVLGQSVKGPLARTYCGNGDAGSCRDALLASLKQAVAQPAAEVYPGDDSCKAGEQWCSDSIVHRPLGGIAQKSIHWQNRPTYQQVVEFPAHR
- a CDS encoding SDR family oxidoreductase; translation: MSTVQGAGVVVTGAGGGIGAALARRFAAEGARVVVNDLDEARIKPLAEEIGGIAVAGDASRIVDAARDALDGTVDIYCANAGLASPGDVFADEEVWAAAWDVNVMAHVRAAKALLPQWLERGSGRFVSTASAAGLLTMIGAAPYSVTKHGVVAFAEWLSLTYRHRGIKVHAICPQGVRTDMLTAAGSAGELVLAPGAIEPAAVADALLDAMAEDRFLVLPHPEVAGYYRARAKDTDHWLGGMNHLQRKWEETGA
- a CDS encoding exo-beta-N-acetylmuramidase NamZ family protein, whose product is MSLSRRGLLAAGGAVGALAATAAGTGAATAAPAPGKGHGRVRTGFDRLAADGYALLKGEKVGVVTNPTGITSDVRHIVDVMHPDERVDLIAVFGPEHGFRGTAQAGGSEGRYDDPATGLPVYDTYLKSGQPLADVFTASGVDTVVFDIQDAGARFYTYIWTLYDCMEAAALAGKRFVVLDRPNPVTGRAALGPVLDPAFGTFVGRREIAQAHGMTVTELALLFNARFLAERPVDLRIVKMSGWKRSDFFDSTGLPWVPPSPNMPTPDTALVYSGTCLFEGTNLSEGRGTTRPFELLGAEGIDHRWAAAANALDLPGVAFREAYFAPTFSKFQGKTVGGVQLHVQDREVFDPVRTGIALLVTAKRTWSGFAWRSDNWIDKLTGNTRVRTMIDAGADTDEVVGAWAEDLAAFRAVRKRYLQYR
- a CDS encoding TetR/AcrR family transcriptional regulator; translation: MSTAEETDGDSAPWAEVTPEAARRLLVAAVDAFAERGYHATTTRDIAGRAGMSPAALYIHYKTKEELLHRISRIGHDRALFVLEAAADGGGTAADRLAEAVRSFVRWHAERHTTARVVQYELDALGEEHRTEIVELRRRSDAVVRRIISEGVQAGEFDVPDVPGTTLAVLSLCIDVARWFNAQGSRTPDEVGELYADLVLRMVAAKR